A genomic stretch from Erysipelothrix sp. HDW6C includes:
- a CDS encoding phosphopentomutase, with product MNKGRFIVIVLDSFGIGAMADVPEVRPADIGSNTCLHLLEYPAAKQWPTLIDLGLINALNKDVPGFPKSKNAIFGKSNLKHFGADSYFGHQEIAGTDPKKPLFTQIQRHLDDIEADLLSQGFTVERVSRGGLSLLKVNDVICIGDNMETDLGQAINVVGALDYCGFDLIDQVGQIVRKHVHVPRVIAFGGSGVTIERILDNIVVSGDFIGIDAPGSGVYDQNYHVIHIGYGVDTSKQVPIALANIGVENHFYGKVENIIYNPKGTSFACVDTEDTFDALLQDMKDYTTGFFFLNIQETDLAGHAEDAERYIDRLNVSDRKLAQLINCLNPQDFLVVMADHGNDPTIGHTRHTRERVPLLIKQTQHKGLIDIGERDTMADVGQTVADYFGTKIEHGTSFLDKIMK from the coding sequence ATGAATAAAGGAAGATTTATTGTGATTGTGCTTGATAGTTTTGGTATTGGAGCAATGGCAGATGTACCCGAAGTGCGTCCAGCTGATATCGGGTCTAATACCTGTCTCCATTTGTTAGAATATCCAGCTGCGAAACAGTGGCCAACTCTGATTGACTTGGGATTGATAAATGCACTCAATAAAGATGTTCCTGGTTTTCCAAAAAGTAAGAATGCCATCTTCGGTAAGAGTAATTTGAAACACTTTGGCGCAGATTCCTATTTTGGACATCAGGAGATTGCCGGAACCGATCCAAAGAAACCGTTATTCACTCAAATTCAACGGCACCTTGACGATATTGAAGCGGATTTGCTCTCACAAGGATTCACAGTTGAACGTGTAAGTCGTGGTGGACTGTCGCTTCTAAAAGTTAATGATGTTATTTGTATTGGCGACAACATGGAAACTGATTTGGGGCAAGCAATCAATGTTGTCGGTGCTTTGGATTACTGTGGATTCGATTTAATTGATCAAGTCGGACAAATCGTGCGGAAACATGTTCATGTGCCCCGCGTCATCGCATTTGGCGGGTCGGGTGTTACCATAGAACGGATTCTTGATAATATTGTTGTTAGCGGTGATTTTATTGGCATTGATGCACCGGGATCGGGTGTTTACGATCAGAATTATCATGTCATTCATATTGGCTATGGTGTTGATACCAGTAAGCAAGTCCCAATTGCATTGGCAAACATCGGTGTAGAAAATCATTTTTATGGTAAAGTTGAAAATATCATCTACAATCCAAAGGGCACAAGTTTTGCGTGTGTGGACACGGAAGATACTTTTGATGCACTGCTTCAGGATATGAAGGACTACACAACAGGATTCTTTTTTCTAAACATTCAAGAAACCGATCTTGCAGGCCACGCTGAAGATGCAGAGCGCTATATTGATCGTCTGAATGTTTCGGATCGAAAGCTTGCACAACTCATTAATTGTTTAAATCCTCAAGATTTTCTTGTAGTGATGGCAGATCATGGTAATGATCCGACCATTGGACACACGCGTCATACCCGCGAAAGAGTACCGCTTTTGATCAAACAGACACAGCATAAGGGCCTTATTGATATTGGTGAACGCGATACAATGGCAGATGTTGGTCAAACTGTTGCAGATTATTTTGGTACTAAAATTGAACACGGTACATCATTTCTTGATAAGATAATGAAATAA